A single genomic interval of Lathyrus oleraceus cultivar Zhongwan6 chromosome 7, CAAS_Psat_ZW6_1.0, whole genome shotgun sequence harbors:
- the LOC127101648 gene encoding uncharacterized protein LOC127101648, with protein sequence MDKFLMLGNIRRAVQSIRRIHKSRYLGVSRDGALVSVAPNINQCRMYMQYKFPSEGCSSFMWRGTRENFHKGRSIWNLSAISTKNIAAQNPQTWKLLYKIYSSNGSNGFTSINMVAQAVSLALSRSCFLIPSIFAFACGELALAQQNQLDAGCYPSQNALSTRAQDGYSYMFAFVFSVVESLVLLTRAIYLTILFSPSILMAPLADYFGPEFRKMWLRIVHRTLERAGPAFIKWGQWAATRPDLFPQDLCTKLAELHSKAPEHSFSYTKKTIEKAFGRKISEIFENFEELPVASGSIAQVYRASLKYRYPGQQAKPMVVAVKVRHPGVGESIRRDFAIINFVAKSSNFIPALNWLRLDESVQQFAVFMMSQVDLAREAAHLNRFIYNFRQWRDVSFPKPVYPLVHPAVLVETYENGESVSHYVDELQGHERIKSALAHIGSHALLKMLLVDNFIHADMHPGNILVRVPRSKDRKRFFKSKPHVIFLDVGMTAELSGSDRVNLLDFFKAVARRDGRTAAECTLRLSKEQNCPNPKAYVEEVEKAFTFWGTRDGDSVHPAECMEQLLEKVRRHRVNIDGNVCTVIVTTLVLEGWQRKLDPGYNVMEALQTLLIRADWAKSFAYTIEGIMAP encoded by the exons ATGGACAA GTTTTTAATGCTTGGAAACATTAGGAGAGCTGTCCAATCTATTCGTAGGATCCATAAAAGTAGATATCTCGGAGTGAGTAGAGATGGAGCTTTGGTCTCAGTTGCACCTAATATCAACCAATGCAGGATGTATATGCAATATAAATTTCCTAGTGAAGGATGTAGTTCATTCATGTGGCGAGGAACTAGAGAAAACTTCCACAAAGGCCGTTCAATTTGGAACTTATCTGCAATCTCAACAAAAAATATAGCAGCACAAAATCCTCAAACTTGGAAATTGCTGTACAAGATATATTCCTCCAATGGTTCTAATGGATTTACCTCCATAAATATGGTTGCTCAAGCAGTGAGCCTGGCTTTATCTCGTTCTTGTTTTCTGATTCCTAGTATTTTTGCGTTTGCATGTGGAGAGCTAGCATTGGCTCAGCAAAATCAGTTAGATGCAGGGTGTTACCCTTCACAAAATGCTTTGTCTACGCGTGCACAAGATGGATACAGTTACATGTTTGCATTTGTATTCAGTGTGGTAGAAAGCCTGGTCTTATTAACAAGAGCTATATATCTAACAATATTATTCTCTCCAAGCATTCTAATGGCACCACTTGCTGATTATTTTGGACCAGAGTTCAGGAAAATGTGGCTCCGGATTGTTCATCGCACACTAGAAAGGGCAGGTCCAGCATTCATAAAATGGGGTCAGTGGGCTGCTACACGGCCTGATCTATTTCCTCAAGATCTATGTACTAAGCTTGCGGAACTTCATTCGAAAGCACCTGAGCACAGTTTTAGCTACACAAAGAAAACTATAGAAAAAGCATTTGGCCGTAAAATTTCTGAAATTTTTGAGAATTTTGAAGAATTGCCTGTTGCATCTGGAAGTATTGCCCAAGTGTATCGTGCTTCTTTAAAATACCGTTACCCTGGTCAGCAAGCAAAGCCCATGGTAGTTGCAGTGAAGGTCAGACATCCTGGCGTGGGAGAATCTATTAGAAGAGATTTTGCTATTATCAATTTTGTGGCAAAATCTTCAAACTTCATCCCTGCACTTAATTGGTTAAGGTTGGATGAAAGTGTTCAGCAGTTTGCAGTTTTCATGATGTCTCAAGTTGACCTTGCAAGGGAAGCTGCTCATTTGAACCGCTTTATTTACAATTTTCGTCAATGGAGGGATGTGTCTTTCCCTAAGCCTGTTTATCCACTTGTGCATCCTGCAGTTTTAGTGGAAACATATGAGAATGGAGAAAGTGTCTCGCATTATGTTGATGAGCTTCAAGGACACGAACGGATTAAAAGTGCTCTTGCTCATATTGGTAGTCATGCACTTTTAAAGATGCTTCTG GTGGACAACTTCATTCATGCAGACATGCATCCTGGAAATATCCTTGTTCGAGTGCCTCGGAGCAAGGATCGCAAACGGTTCTTCAAATCTAAGCCTCATGTAATTTTCCTTGACGTAGGTATGACTGCTGAGCTCTCTGGTAGCGATCGAGTAAATTTATTGGATTTTTTCAAAGCTGTTGCCCGCAGAGATGGTCGGACTGCTGCTGAGTGCACACTCAGGTTGTCAAAGGAACAGAATTGCCCTAATCCGAAGGCTTATGTTGAG GAAGTGGAAAAGGCATTTACCTTTTGGGGCACTCGAGACGGTGACTCAGTTCACCCTGCCGAGTGCATGGAGCAATTACTTGAGAAAGTTAGACGTCATAGAGTTAATATTGATGGCAATGTTTGTACTGTCATCGTGACCACCTTGGTTCTGGAG GGCTGGCAGCGCAAGCTTGATCCTGGGTATAATGTGATGGAGGCACTGCAGACATTGCTGATTAGAGCTGATTGGGCAAAGTCTTTTGCTTACACAATTGAAGGGATCATGGCTCCTTAA